In one window of Pseudooceanicola aestuarii DNA:
- a CDS encoding (d)CMP kinase encodes MSFTVAIDGPAAAGKGTISKAVAAHFGLAHLDTGLLYRATGRKMLDGMAPLEAARALLREDLDRNDLRTPDVARAASRVAAMHDVRAALVDFQRAFARRQGGAVLDGRDIGTVICPDAEVKLFVTASDAVRADRRWRELSGTGHDVTLEQVLADLRERDARDAARAAAPMVPADDAVRLDTSDMDIATAVEQAKQIITRALEAAGGR; translated from the coding sequence ATGAGTTTCACGGTGGCGATCGACGGCCCGGCGGCCGCCGGCAAGGGCACGATATCCAAGGCGGTGGCGGCGCATTTCGGGCTGGCGCATCTGGATACCGGGCTGCTGTACCGTGCCACGGGGCGCAAGATGCTGGACGGCATGGCCCCGCTGGAGGCCGCCCGCGCGCTGCTGCGCGAAGATCTGGACCGCAACGACCTGCGCACTCCGGATGTGGCCCGCGCCGCCTCCCGCGTGGCGGCGATGCATGACGTGCGCGCCGCGCTGGTCGATTTCCAGCGCGCCTTTGCCCGCCGTCAGGGTGGCGCGGTCCTGGACGGGCGCGACATCGGCACCGTCATCTGCCCCGATGCGGAGGTGAAGCTGTTCGTGACTGCCAGCGATGCGGTGCGCGCCGACCGGCGCTGGCGCGAGTTGTCGGGCACCGGCCACGACGTCACGCTGGAGCAGGTGCTGGCCGATCTGCGGGAACGCGATGCCCGCGACGCCGCCCGTGCCGCGGCGCCCATGGTCCCGGCCGATGATGCCGTGCGGCTGGATACCTCGGACATGGATATCGCCACGGCGGTCGAACAGGCCAAGCAGATCATCACCCGCGCGCTGGAGGCCGCCGGGGGGCGGTAG
- a CDS encoding UbiA family prenyltransferase, producing MDHPKDSTTGPASATQPGAAQAAQLSAAAGDMLVCDLDGTLIRTDMLFETFWAAFGTSWRAPFQALRGLLAGRAALKARLSDIASVDAATLPYEPAVLDRLRDWRAAGGRTALVTASDQRIADGVAAHLGLFDEAHGSDGRRNLKGAEKARFLNERYGRGRYAYAGDSSADLHVWADAGEAITVAAPVALRRKAEALAPDISHIDRPGGGWGPMIRALRPHQWLKNVLIFLPFVTAHHWGGGAVLTALLAFAAFSLVASSVYVLNDLLDLANDRVHPRKCRRPFASGDLPLKHGTWLAPALLGGGVALAICIGPQFLSILAVYYVATTAYSFWLKKRAIVDICTLAGLYTLRIVAGGAAGGIPISEWLVTFSGFFFFALAAVKRQAELVDNAATGTEQPAGRGYHVDDRPLIAMMAVASGYVSVLVMALYVDSDAVRRLYSEPTLLWGICGILLFWISRIVLTTHRGQMHDDPVVFAARDRVSLVSFAGILGFFALANYL from the coding sequence ATGGACCACCCCAAGGACAGCACGACCGGCCCCGCATCGGCCACCCAGCCGGGCGCAGCGCAGGCGGCGCAGCTGTCGGCGGCGGCGGGGGACATGCTGGTCTGCGACCTGGACGGCACATTGATCCGCACCGACATGCTGTTCGAAACCTTCTGGGCCGCGTTCGGCACTTCGTGGCGCGCGCCGTTCCAGGCGCTACGCGGGCTGCTGGCCGGGCGCGCGGCGCTGAAGGCGCGGCTGTCGGATATCGCCTCCGTCGATGCCGCCACGCTGCCCTATGAACCCGCCGTGCTGGACCGGCTGCGCGACTGGCGCGCGGCGGGCGGGCGCACCGCGCTGGTCACCGCGTCGGACCAGCGCATCGCCGATGGCGTCGCGGCCCACCTGGGCCTCTTTGACGAGGCCCACGGCAGCGACGGCCGGCGCAACCTGAAGGGCGCGGAGAAGGCCAGGTTCCTGAACGAGCGTTATGGGCGCGGGCGCTACGCCTATGCCGGCGACAGCAGTGCCGATCTGCATGTCTGGGCCGACGCCGGAGAGGCGATCACCGTCGCCGCCCCCGTCGCCCTGCGCCGCAAGGCCGAGGCCCTGGCCCCCGACATCAGTCATATCGATCGCCCAGGCGGCGGCTGGGGCCCGATGATCCGCGCCCTGCGGCCGCATCAATGGCTGAAGAACGTGCTGATCTTCCTGCCTTTCGTCACCGCGCATCATTGGGGCGGGGGCGCGGTGCTGACCGCGTTGCTGGCCTTTGCGGCCTTCAGCCTGGTGGCGTCTTCGGTCTATGTGCTGAACGATCTTCTGGACCTGGCGAATGACCGGGTGCATCCGCGCAAATGCCGCCGGCCCTTCGCCAGCGGCGACCTGCCGTTGAAACACGGCACCTGGCTGGCGCCCGCGCTGCTGGGCGGCGGCGTGGCGTTGGCGATCTGTATCGGTCCGCAATTCCTGAGCATCCTTGCGGTCTATTACGTGGCCACGACGGCCTATTCCTTCTGGCTCAAGAAACGCGCCATCGTGGATATCTGCACCCTTGCGGGACTTTACACGCTGCGCATCGTGGCCGGTGGTGCGGCTGGGGGGATCCCGATCTCGGAATGGCTGGTGACGTTTTCCGGCTTCTTCTTCTTTGCGCTGGCGGCGGTGAAACGCCAGGCCGAACTGGTGGATAACGCCGCCACCGGCACGGAACAGCCTGCCGGGCGCGGCTACCATGTCGATGACCGGCCGCTGATCGCGATGATGGCGGTGGCGTCGGGCTATGTTTCGGTACTGGTGATGGCGCTTTACGTGGATAGCGACGCGGTGCGCCGGCTTTATTCCGAACCGACGTTGCTGTGGGGAATCTGCGGCATCCTGCTGTTCTGGATCAGCCGCATCGTGCTGACCACGCACCGGGGCCAGATGCACGACGACCCGGTGGTTTTTGCCGCGCGTGACCGGGTCAGCCTGGTCAGCTTTGCCGGGATCCTGGGGTTCTTTGCTCTGGCGAATTACCTGTGA
- a CDS encoding SDR family oxidoreductase: MTEPVLIIGGRSDIGLAIAHAFAAEGHPIQLAARRAETLAAEQRDIELRHGVQVSLHECDAVAIETHQALADSLPAAPGIVICAVGAMGDQEADELDMTAAAAVMRANFEGPAALLGLFANRMAERGRGVIVGISSVAGDRGRATNYIYGSAKAGFTAYLAGLRNRMARQGVHVLTVKPGFVNTAMTEGMDLPGKLTAEPAELGAAVLRAVRRRRNVIYVRPIWWLVMAIIRNIPEALFKKMRI, encoded by the coding sequence GTGACCGAACCCGTCCTGATCATCGGAGGCCGGTCCGACATCGGCCTGGCCATCGCCCATGCCTTTGCCGCCGAAGGGCACCCGATCCAGCTGGCGGCCCGCCGGGCCGAGACGCTGGCCGCCGAACAGCGCGACATCGAATTGCGCCACGGCGTGCAGGTCAGCCTGCATGAATGCGATGCCGTCGCGATCGAGACGCATCAGGCACTGGCCGACAGCCTGCCTGCCGCGCCGGGCATCGTGATCTGCGCCGTTGGCGCCATGGGCGACCAGGAGGCGGATGAACTGGACATGACCGCCGCCGCCGCCGTGATGCGCGCCAATTTCGAGGGGCCGGCCGCGCTGCTGGGCCTTTTTGCCAACCGCATGGCCGAACGGGGGCGGGGGGTGATCGTCGGAATATCCTCGGTCGCGGGGGACCGGGGGCGGGCCACGAATTACATCTACGGATCGGCCAAGGCCGGGTTCACTGCTTATCTTGCCGGTCTGCGCAACCGCATGGCGCGGCAAGGTGTGCATGTGCTGACGGTCAAGCCGGGCTTCGTCAACACCGCGATGACCGAGGGGATGGACCTGCCCGGAAAACTGACCGCCGAGCCGGCCGAGTTGGGCGCCGCCGTGCTGCGCGCGGTCCGGCGGCGGCGCAATGTGATCTATGTGCGGCCCATCTGGTGGCTGGTCATGGCGATCATCCGCAACATCCCCGAGGCCTTGTTCAAGAAGATGCGGATCTGA
- a CDS encoding GtrA family protein — MTRLVVLYSLFAVLATLANLAVQRAVLALAGDAAVGFALAVICGTGAGLVLKYILDKRWIFDDRSAGLAAHGRKFGLYTLMGVATTAIFWGAETAFWLIWGTDLMRELGAVLGLAVGYVVKYRLDRRFVFAQGGQAA; from the coding sequence GTGACCCGGCTGGTGGTTCTGTATTCCCTGTTCGCGGTTCTGGCGACGCTGGCCAATCTGGCGGTGCAGCGTGCGGTGCTGGCGCTGGCGGGCGATGCGGCCGTGGGGTTTGCGCTGGCGGTGATTTGCGGAACCGGCGCGGGGCTGGTGCTGAAATACATCCTCGACAAACGCTGGATCTTTGACGACCGAAGCGCCGGGCTGGCGGCGCATGGCCGGAAATTCGGGCTTTATACCCTCATGGGCGTGGCGACGACGGCGATTTTCTGGGGGGCGGAAACGGCGTTCTGGCTGATCTGGGGCACCGATTTGATGCGCGAACTGGGCGCGGTGCTGGGGCTGGCCGTGGGCTATGTGGTGAAATACCGGCTGGACCGGCGTTTTGTCTTCGCACAAGGGGGGCAGGCGGCATGA
- a CDS encoding DUF4453 domain-containing protein: MERILLLAALAVSMLAGPLRAGGICEDFWYTRNAVMDRAGYCFGSALGQAVFDNGDCRTKQPALSPGDTAMVQHIQAEERRFSCKINTRAIQLDLHDLSWRRALSDLPVADPIEGGCLGWQGGPVVLRAGHDASSPALATIQPGDHVGFGHIPVGEWTYVTLHPPGWGPVRGAGWMPIHHGELPCANYAG; encoded by the coding sequence ATGGAACGCATCCTTCTCCTTGCGGCGCTGGCCGTGTCGATGCTGGCCGGCCCCCTGCGGGCGGGCGGTATCTGTGAAGATTTCTGGTACACGCGCAATGCGGTGATGGACCGGGCCGGATATTGTTTTGGCTCCGCATTGGGGCAAGCGGTGTTCGACAATGGCGATTGCCGGACCAAGCAGCCGGCGCTGTCGCCCGGCGACACCGCGATGGTGCAGCATATCCAAGCCGAGGAGCGGCGGTTTTCCTGCAAGATCAACACCCGCGCCATCCAGCTGGACCTGCACGACCTGTCGTGGCGGCGCGCGCTTTCCGATCTGCCCGTGGCCGACCCGATCGAGGGCGGGTGCCTGGGCTGGCAGGGCGGCCCGGTGGTGCTGCGCGCGGGGCATGACGCCTCATCGCCCGCCCTGGCAACGATCCAGCCAGGTGACCATGTCGGATTCGGGCATATCCCGGTGGGGGAGTGGACCTATGTCACCCTGCATCCCCCCGGCTGGGGACCGGTGCGCGGCGCCGGCTGGATGCCGATCCACCATGGCGAATTGCCCTGCGCGAACTACGCCGGATAG
- a CDS encoding 2-isopropylmalate synthase, whose product MTHASDQDRVLIFDTTLRDGEQSPGATMSHEEKLEIASLLDDMGVDVIEAGFPIASEGDFRAVSEIAKNSRNSVICGLSRANFKDIDRCWEAIKGAGRSRIHTFIGTSPLHRAIPNLTMDEMADRIHETVTHARNLCDDVQWSPMDATRTEHDYLCRVVEIAIKAGATTINIPDTVGYTAPRESADLIRMLIEKVPGADDIVFATHCHNDLGMATANSLAAVEAGARQIECTINGLGERAGNTALEEVVMALKVRNDIMPYATGIDTTKIMNLSRRVASVSGFAVQFNKAIVGKNAFQHESGIHQDGVLKNVETFEIMKPADIGITGDNIVMGKHSGRAALRSKLKNLGVELGENQLNDIFVRFKDLADRKKEVYDDDILALVSISDDATPDHLALKSLRVVCGTDGPQQADMVMVVNGAEKTATTTGDGPVDAAFNAVKEIFPHAAKLELYQVHAVTQGTDAQATVSVRLNEDGRIVTGSSADTDTVVASVRAYVHALNRLVVRRDKTGGDTKEISYKDAG is encoded by the coding sequence ATGACACATGCATCTGACCAGGACCGCGTCCTGATTTTCGACACGACCCTCCGCGACGGGGAGCAAAGCCCCGGTGCCACCATGTCCCACGAGGAAAAGCTGGAGATCGCCTCCCTGCTCGACGACATGGGCGTCGATGTCATCGAGGCGGGGTTCCCCATTGCCTCCGAAGGGGATTTCCGCGCCGTGTCGGAGATCGCGAAGAATTCCCGAAATTCCGTGATTTGCGGCCTGTCGCGCGCGAATTTCAAGGATATCGACCGCTGTTGGGAGGCCATAAAGGGCGCTGGACGCAGCCGGATCCACACCTTCATCGGCACCTCCCCGCTGCACCGCGCCATCCCGAACCTGACCATGGACGAGATGGCCGACCGCATCCACGAGACGGTGACCCACGCCCGCAACCTCTGCGACGACGTGCAATGGTCCCCCATGGATGCCACCCGGACGGAGCATGATTACCTGTGCCGCGTGGTCGAGATCGCGATCAAGGCCGGTGCCACCACGATCAACATCCCCGATACCGTCGGCTACACCGCGCCGCGCGAATCGGCGGATCTGATCCGGATGCTGATCGAGAAGGTGCCGGGCGCGGACGACATCGTCTTTGCCACGCATTGCCACAACGATCTGGGCATGGCGACGGCGAATTCCCTGGCCGCGGTAGAGGCCGGTGCCCGCCAGATCGAATGCACGATCAACGGGTTGGGCGAACGTGCGGGCAACACCGCGTTGGAAGAGGTCGTGATGGCCCTGAAGGTGCGCAACGATATCATGCCCTATGCGACCGGCATCGACACGACCAAGATCATGAACCTGTCGCGGCGCGTGGCCTCCGTTTCGGGGTTCGCGGTGCAGTTCAACAAGGCCATCGTGGGCAAGAACGCGTTCCAGCACGAAAGCGGCATCCACCAGGATGGTGTGTTGAAGAACGTCGAGACCTTCGAAATCATGAAGCCGGCCGACATCGGCATCACGGGCGACAATATCGTGATGGGCAAGCATTCGGGCCGCGCCGCGCTGCGCTCCAAGCTCAAGAACCTCGGAGTTGAGCTGGGGGAGAACCAGTTGAACGACATCTTCGTACGGTTCAAGGATCTCGCCGACCGCAAGAAGGAGGTCTATGACGACGACATCCTGGCGCTGGTCTCCATCTCGGATGACGCCACGCCCGATCACCTGGCGCTGAAATCCTTGCGGGTGGTCTGCGGCACCGACGGGCCGCAGCAGGCCGACATGGTGATGGTCGTCAACGGTGCCGAGAAGACCGCCACCACCACCGGCGACGGCCCGGTGGATGCGGCCTTCAACGCGGTCAAGGAGATCTTCCCACACGCGGCCAAGCTGGAGCTCTACCAGGTCCACGCCGTGACCCAGGGGACCGATGCGCAGGCGACCGTGTCGGTTCGCCTGAACGAGGACGGGCGCATCGTCACCGGCTCCAGCGCGGATACGGATACGGTCGTGGCCTCGGTCCGGGCCTATGTCCACGCGCTGAACCGGCTGGTTGTGCGCCGGGACAAGACCGGCGGCGACACCAAGGAGATTTCCTACAAGGACGCCGGCTGA
- the aroA gene encoding 3-phosphoshikimate 1-carboxyvinyltransferase, with product MSAHGDPIPMTSRAGGPLTGTAHVPGDKSISHRALILGALSVGETTVTGLLEGQDVLDTARAMRAFGAEVARDDDGTWHIYGVGVGGFAEPDQVIDCGNSGTGVRLIMGAMATCPITVCFTGDASLNGRPMARVTDPLTLFGARATGRAGGRLPMMIEGARTPVPVRYTVPVPSAQVKSAVLLAGLGAPGQTVVIEKEATRDHTERMLAGFGAQITVEHSDEGRVITLTGQPDLRPQTIAVPRDPSSAAFPVCAALITPGSDVLVPNIGLNPTRAGLFETLREMGADLSYENPREEGGEPVADLRARYSPDMHGIEVPPERAASMIDEYPVLSVVAACAQGITKMHGVKELRVKESDRIDAMAQGLRACGVTVEDGPDWWHVTGLGAGNVPGGAVVQSRLDHRIAMSFLCLGLAAQAPVGVDDGGPIATSFPIFEGLMGGLGAHLTRG from the coding sequence ATGTCCGCCCATGGCGATCCGATCCCGATGACATCCCGCGCCGGCGGCCCCCTGACCGGCACCGCCCATGTTCCCGGCGACAAATCCATCAGCCACCGCGCCCTGATTCTGGGCGCGCTGAGCGTCGGGGAAACCACCGTCACCGGCCTGTTGGAGGGCCAGGACGTGCTGGACACGGCGCGCGCCATGCGCGCCTTCGGGGCGGAGGTGGCGCGCGACGACGACGGCACCTGGCATATCTACGGCGTCGGCGTCGGCGGCTTTGCCGAACCGGACCAGGTGATTGATTGCGGCAATTCCGGCACCGGCGTGCGGCTGATCATGGGCGCGATGGCCACCTGCCCGATCACCGTGTGCTTTACCGGCGATGCCTCGTTGAACGGCCGGCCGATGGCGCGGGTCACCGATCCGCTGACGCTGTTCGGCGCGCGGGCCACGGGCCGTGCGGGTGGCCGGCTGCCGATGATGATCGAAGGCGCGCGGACGCCGGTTCCGGTGCGGTATACCGTGCCGGTCCCATCGGCGCAGGTGAAATCGGCGGTCCTGTTGGCGGGGTTGGGCGCGCCCGGCCAGACCGTGGTGATCGAGAAGGAAGCGACCCGTGATCACACCGAACGGATGTTGGCCGGGTTCGGGGCCCAGATCACGGTGGAGCACTCGGACGAAGGTCGCGTCATCACCCTGACCGGACAGCCGGACCTGCGCCCGCAGACCATCGCCGTGCCGCGCGATCCGTCCTCTGCCGCGTTTCCGGTCTGTGCCGCGCTGATCACGCCGGGATCGGATGTCTTGGTGCCCAATATCGGCCTGAACCCCACCCGCGCCGGTCTGTTCGAGACCCTGCGCGAGATGGGCGCCGATCTGAGCTATGAAAACCCGCGCGAAGAAGGCGGAGAGCCGGTCGCGGACCTGCGCGCGCGCTATTCGCCCGACATGCACGGGATCGAGGTTCCGCCCGAGCGCGCCGCCAGCATGATCGACGAATATCCCGTGCTGTCCGTCGTTGCCGCCTGCGCGCAGGGCATCACAAAGATGCACGGGGTCAAGGAGCTGCGGGTCAAGGAAAGCGACCGAATCGACGCCATGGCCCAGGGTCTGCGCGCCTGTGGCGTGACGGTGGAGGACGGCCCCGACTGGTGGCACGTCACCGGGCTGGGCGCGGGCAACGTTCCCGGCGGCGCGGTGGTGCAAAGCCGGCTGGATCACCGCATCGCCATGTCGTTCCTGTGCCTGGGACTGGCCGCGCAGGCGCCGGTGGGCGTGGATGACGGCGGCCCGATCGCCACCTCCTTCCCTATTTTCGAAGGGCTGATGGGCGGGCTGGGCGCGCATCTCACGCGCGGCTAG
- a CDS encoding 3-hydroxyacyl-CoA dehydrogenase NAD-binding domain-containing protein, with product MTEFTMEKGADGVAVITWDLPGKSMNVLTLKGGEELAAHVEDALADDAVRGLVITSGKDSFAGGMDLNVLGAMKDNGVEAVFDGIMDLHKRLRRIELAGMDPKTKKGGKPIAAALPGTAMGIGLELPLACHRIFAADNPKAKIGLPEIMVGIFPGGGGTTRLVRKLGVMGASPFLLQGKSLAPAAAAKAGLIDEVAADPLAAAREWVLNATDADLVKPWDAKGYKMPGGAPYHPAGFQTFVGANAMINGQTWGAFPAPRAMLSAIYEGAMVPFDTALKIEARWFTNVIMNPSSGAMIRSLFLNKEALEKGANRPEAPDQRVKKLGVMGAGMMGAGIALVSAQAGIEVVLIDQKQEAADKGKSYTESYLDKGIKRGKVTEEKKQKMLSLITATTDYDTLKDADLIIEAVFEDPAIKAEVTKNVEAVIPADCIFATNTSTLPISDLAQASSRAEQFIGIHFFSPVEKMALVEIIKGRETGDRAVAKALDYVRQIRKTPIVVNDARFFYANRCIIPYLNEGARMVAEGVSPALVDHAARMLGMPVGPLQLVDETSIDLAVKIATATKAAMGNAYPADMQPVDDLMQALYDQGRLGRKANAGFYAYDEKGKRQGFWEGLADLAPVRDDQPELVEVQHRLMFAQVLEAVRALEEGVLEDIREGDVGAILGWGFAPWSGGPFAWLDIIGTPYAAERCDQLTEAFGDRFACPALLREMAEKNQSFYARFGKDAQAA from the coding sequence ATGACCGAATTCACGATGGAAAAAGGCGCCGACGGCGTCGCTGTGATCACCTGGGATCTGCCGGGCAAAAGCATGAACGTCCTGACCCTGAAGGGCGGCGAGGAACTCGCCGCCCATGTCGAGGACGCGCTGGCCGATGATGCCGTGCGCGGCCTCGTCATCACCTCGGGCAAGGACAGTTTTGCCGGCGGGATGGACCTGAACGTGCTGGGCGCGATGAAGGACAACGGCGTCGAAGCCGTGTTCGACGGCATCATGGACCTGCACAAGCGCCTGCGCCGGATCGAACTGGCGGGCATGGACCCCAAGACGAAGAAGGGCGGCAAGCCCATCGCCGCCGCCCTGCCCGGCACCGCCATGGGCATCGGGCTGGAATTGCCGCTGGCCTGCCATCGCATCTTCGCCGCCGACAATCCCAAGGCCAAGATCGGCCTGCCGGAAATCATGGTCGGCATCTTCCCCGGCGGTGGCGGCACCACGCGGCTGGTGCGCAAGCTGGGGGTGATGGGCGCCTCTCCGTTCCTGTTGCAGGGCAAGTCGCTGGCCCCCGCGGCCGCGGCCAAGGCCGGGCTGATCGACGAGGTCGCGGCCGATCCCCTCGCCGCCGCGCGGGAGTGGGTGCTGAACGCCACCGATGCGGATCTGGTGAAGCCCTGGGACGCCAAGGGCTACAAGATGCCCGGCGGCGCGCCCTATCATCCGGCAGGGTTCCAGACCTTTGTCGGGGCCAACGCGATGATCAACGGCCAGACCTGGGGGGCCTTTCCGGCGCCGCGCGCCATGCTGTCGGCCATTTACGAAGGCGCCATGGTGCCCTTTGACACCGCCCTGAAGATCGAGGCGCGGTGGTTCACCAACGTGATCATGAACCCCTCGTCCGGGGCGATGATCCGGTCGCTGTTCCTGAACAAGGAGGCGCTGGAGAAAGGCGCCAACCGCCCCGAAGCGCCCGATCAGCGGGTGAAGAAGCTGGGCGTCATGGGCGCCGGCATGATGGGCGCGGGCATCGCGCTGGTCTCTGCCCAGGCGGGGATCGAGGTGGTGCTGATCGACCAGAAGCAGGAGGCCGCCGACAAGGGCAAGTCCTATACCGAAAGCTACCTGGACAAGGGGATCAAGCGCGGCAAGGTGACCGAGGAGAAGAAGCAGAAGATGCTGTCCCTCATCACCGCGACCACCGACTACGATACGCTGAAGGATGCCGATCTGATCATCGAGGCGGTGTTCGAGGATCCCGCCATCAAGGCCGAGGTGACGAAGAACGTGGAGGCGGTGATCCCCGCCGATTGCATCTTTGCCACCAACACCTCCACCCTGCCGATCTCGGACCTGGCGCAGGCCTCGTCGCGGGCCGAGCAGTTCATCGGCATCCACTTCTTTTCTCCGGTGGAGAAGATGGCCCTGGTGGAGATCATCAAGGGCAGGGAAACCGGCGATCGCGCGGTGGCCAAGGCGCTGGATTACGTGCGCCAGATCCGCAAGACGCCCATCGTGGTCAATGACGCGCGGTTCTTCTACGCCAACCGCTGCATCATCCCCTATCTGAACGAAGGCGCCCGGATGGTGGCCGAGGGCGTATCCCCCGCGCTGGTCGATCACGCCGCGCGGATGCTGGGCATGCCGGTCGGGCCTCTGCAACTGGTGGACGAAACCTCCATCGACCTGGCGGTCAAGATCGCAACGGCGACCAAGGCCGCGATGGGCAATGCCTATCCCGCCGACATGCAGCCCGTGGATGACCTGATGCAGGCGCTCTACGACCAGGGGCGGCTGGGCCGGAAGGCCAACGCCGGCTTCTACGCCTATGATGAGAAGGGCAAGCGGCAAGGCTTCTGGGAGGGGTTGGCCGACCTCGCTCCGGTACGCGATGACCAGCCAGAGCTGGTCGAGGTGCAGCATCGCCTGATGTTCGCCCAGGTTCTGGAAGCTGTCCGCGCGCTGGAAGAGGGCGTTCTGGAAGACATTCGGGAAGGCGACGTGGGCGCCATCCTCGGCTGGGGCTTCGCGCCCTGGTCCGGTGGCCCCTTCGCCTGGCTGGACATCATCGGCACGCCCTATGCCGCCGAACGCTGCGACCAGCTGACCGAAGCCTTCGGCGACCGCTTTGCCTGCCCCGCCCTTCTGCGGGAGATGGCGGAGAAGAACCAGTCCTTCTACGCCCGCTTCGGCAAGGACGCTCAGGCCGCCTGA
- a CDS encoding FAD-binding oxidoreductase has translation MSGTLSGWGRFPVTQVARLARPRSETALRDLLAQGPVIARGNGRAYGDSAVNADTTVDMRGFNRILDFDAATGRVTCEAGVILGDIITAFLPRGWFPAVTPGTKLITIGGAIAADVHGKNHRRDGSFGQYLDWIDVMGADGTITRCSATQEVDLFRRTQGGMGLTGMILRAAFRLRPVATGWIAQDMRPARDLTEAMQIFEAATDSTYAVAWFDCLSGGDRLGRSLVMLADHAEVAQIPSWRRARPFDVPMRAKRNVPLDAPTRALNRYTLRAFNALYHWNGARKAGPSIVDWDSYFYPLDAIGHWNRIYGKPGFAQFQCVLPLDASRAGLEALLNRIAAAGQGSFLAVLKRLGPQPTGAHSFPMEGYTLALDFPVTEAALSLLAELDRIVLDHGGRFYLAKDSRLDAALLHRADPRLEAFAQARAVAGLDHHFNSGQSRRLNL, from the coding sequence ATGAGCGGGACGCTCTCCGGTTGGGGCCGCTTTCCGGTGACGCAGGTCGCCCGGCTGGCCCGCCCGCGCAGTGAAACGGCACTGCGCGACCTGCTGGCCCAAGGCCCGGTGATCGCGCGCGGCAACGGGCGCGCCTATGGCGACAGCGCGGTGAATGCCGACACGACGGTGGACATGCGCGGGTTCAACCGCATCCTGGACTTCGACGCCGCCACCGGCCGCGTGACCTGTGAAGCGGGCGTGATTCTGGGCGATATCATCACCGCCTTCCTGCCGCGCGGCTGGTTTCCCGCCGTCACGCCGGGGACCAAGCTGATCACCATCGGCGGCGCCATCGCGGCGGATGTGCACGGCAAGAACCACCGCCGCGACGGGTCGTTCGGGCAATACCTCGACTGGATCGACGTGATGGGCGCCGACGGCACCATCACCCGGTGCAGCGCGACCCAGGAGGTCGACCTGTTCCGTCGCACCCAGGGCGGCATGGGGCTGACCGGGATGATCCTGCGCGCCGCGTTCCGCCTGCGCCCCGTCGCCACCGGCTGGATTGCGCAGGACATGCGTCCGGCCCGCGATCTGACCGAGGCGATGCAGATATTCGAGGCCGCGACCGATTCCACCTATGCTGTCGCCTGGTTCGATTGCCTGAGCGGTGGTGACAGGCTGGGTCGGTCTCTGGTCATGCTGGCCGATCATGCGGAGGTGGCGCAGATCCCGTCCTGGCGCCGTGCGCGGCCCTTTGACGTGCCGATGCGCGCGAAACGCAACGTGCCGCTGGATGCCCCGACGAGGGCGCTGAACCGCTATACCCTGCGGGCGTTCAATGCGCTGTATCACTGGAACGGGGCGCGCAAGGCGGGGCCGTCCATCGTCGATTGGGACAGCTATTTCTACCCGCTGGACGCCATTGGGCACTGGAACCGGATCTATGGCAAGCCAGGCTTTGCGCAGTTCCAATGCGTGCTGCCGCTGGATGCCTCCCGCGCCGGGCTGGAGGCGCTGTTGAACCGTATCGCGGCGGCCGGGCAGGGCTCTTTCCTGGCGGTACTGAAACGGCTGGGACCGCAACCGACCGGGGCGCATTCCTTCCCGATGGAGGGCTACACCCTGGCGCTGGATTTCCCGGTGACCGAGGCCGCGCTGTCCCTGCTGGCCGAGCTGGACAGGATCGTGCTGGACCACGGCGGGCGCTTCTACCTGGCCAAAGATTCCCGCCTGGATGCGGCCTTGCTGCACCGCGCCGACCCAAGGCTGGAGGCCTTTGCCCAGGCGCGGGCAGTGGCGGGGCTGGACCACCATTTCAATTCCGGACAATCGCGGAGACTGAACCTGTGA